The following proteins are co-located in the Plasmodium brasilianum strain Bolivian I chromosome 11, whole genome shotgun sequence genome:
- a CDS encoding hypothetical protein (Plasmodium exported protein), whose amino-acid sequence MHDIVTWYSRKIKCTSYCLISGSNNNNNDMSYINMSTIYGKSWDKKYKPNNNFQYDSDDAFGEKLNSLANDDVFRKQFNKLIQRDIYEQECNNSMQLDSKIDSDLLQNGSSNNIHSVKHQDIVEIPLNHEQYSENEGTLFTTPYSVTLGPDIGSSFNCTYQMFYKHLTYIKMHYISNSSNICKYLNYLLNKHIFHNNDSLFDEYKLLASNHISICEEEIKKKN is encoded by the exons ATGCATGACATTGTCACTTGGTATAgcaggaaaataaaatgtacatcGTATTGTCTAATATCtggcagtaataataataataacgatATGTCCTATATTAATATG TCAACCATCTATGGTAAATCATGGGACAAGAAATACAAACCAAATAACAACTTTCAAT ACGATAGTGATGATGCATTTGGTGAAAAACTAAATTCGTTAGCTAATGATGATGTTTTCCGGAAACAGTTcaataaattaatacaaCGTGACATTTATGAACAAGAATGTAATAATTCAATGCAAC tagacTCAAAAATTGATTCAGATTTACTGCAAAACGGCTCAAGTAATAACATTCATTCCGTTAAACATCAAGATATAGTTGAAATTcctttaa ACCACGAACAATATAGTGAAAATGAGGGTACCCTTTTTACAACACCCTATTCAGTTACATTAGGCCCTGATATTGGTTCTTCATTTAACTGCACATATCAAATGTTTTATAAACACTTAACTTATATAAAGATGcattatatttcaaatagttctaatatttgtaaatactTGAATTATCTgctaaataaacatatatttcataataacGATAGTTTGTTTGATGAATATAAACTACTTGCATCAAATCATATTAGTATATGTgaggaagaaataaaaaaaaaaaattaa